Within the Oncorhynchus mykiss isolate Arlee chromosome 4, USDA_OmykA_1.1, whole genome shotgun sequence genome, the region AAAGTCAAACAAAGTCTGTATGGAAATAAAGGTACAGATGACGAAAGCTTATTAGTGTTCAGGTCCAAGAAAAACTCCATGGTCCAGCAGGTGTGTGTCCTCACAAACTCATCACCCCAAAAGATGATGCAACTCACTCAGACGGCCTACACAATGGTCCCTAACAGCCACGTGGATGCTATCCCCTTGTACCTGCATTCGGTAGCTCCTCACAACGATAGTGGTGGCACCAACGACTCAGAGCAGTACCTCAGACAGACTGAGCTCCAGTCCCTGCGACAGCTGAGGACTGTGGAGCACCActacaccctggaccagaggaACCACTCATGCAGCAGTGATGACTCCAACGGGCCTAAAGGCTCATGCCATCCCAGGCACGGCGGAGCACAGCCACGGCCTTCCCTAATGGCCAGCCATATGGAGATACCAGCAGCCCTGTGGAACCAGCTACGCAAGCAGAGCCGGGTCAGCGCTCTGCAGGATTACAGTGACATGAGTGATTCACCTGACAGTGGTCACTATCCCACGGGGAGGAAGGCTAGTTTCATGTCCCGAGGACTCTCTCAGACCAACCTGGACAGTCCTTCTGATAGCCCGAACTCCGGGAGTGGGACGGACACAGAGGCCAAGCGTATCGCCCAAGGAGAGAGCCCACCTATGACCCCGCCTCCAGCCAGTGGACGAAGAATGTCAATGGTAAGTAGAACTATTACAcaacacaatttttttttaatggaggATGCATTGTAGGATTCTCATCATGTGTTTCTAAGGCTAAGATTCGGATTAAATAACTACTGACTAACTCATGTTGCATATTTCAATCTTTCAGAGCATGATTCTGGAACTGTCTTCAATCATGAAAAAGTGAGAACTGGCTGAGGGACCAGAAGGATCTGGGGACACTGATTACGAAGCAACATTCCCCTTCTAATTGCCTAATTGTATTCATAATAACATATGTATTGTGGATGAGCAGTAAACGCATTAGTAtagttacactgaacaaaaatagaaatgtatcatgcaattttactgagttacagttaacataaggacatcagtcaattgatagaaatccattaggccctaatctatggatttcacatgactgggagtacggatatgcatctgttggtcacagatactgtaccttaaaaaaaaaaaaaaagtaggggcgtggatcagaaaaccaatcagtatctgttgtgaccactatttgcctcatgcagtatGACATcttcttcgcatagagttgatcaggctgttgattgtggcctgtggaatgttgtctcctcttcaatggctgtgcggagttgctggatattgacgggaactggaacacgctgtcatacacgttgatccagagcatcccaaacatgctcaatgggtgacatgtctggtgaatatgcaggccatggaagaactggaggtcagcttccaggaattgtgtacagatccttgcaataaggggccgtgcattatgctgaaacataaggtgatggatgaatggatgaatggcacgacaatgggcctcaggatctcatcaaaGTATTGGTAGCTTATGTCTACCCATAACATAAGCCCCGTCCAATCttgttttggagaatttggcagtgcgtgcaaccggcctcacaaccgcagaccatgtgtaaccacgctagaccaggacttccacatccggcttcttcacctgtgggatcgtctgagaccagccacctggacagctgatgaaaccgtttcagggaagctcatctgcgtgctcgtcatcctcaccagggtcttgacctgactgcagtttggtgtcataactgacttcagtgggcaaatgctcagtTTTGATGGCCACtcgcacactggagaagtgtgctcttcacggatgaatcccggtttcaactgtaccgggcagatggcagacagcatgtactGCTtggtgtgggtgagtggtttgctgatgacaacgttgtgaacagagtgccccatggtggtgatGGGGTTATGggaagagaaatgaacattaaattatctggcaacagctctggtggacattcctgcaatcagcatgccaattgcacgctccctcaaaacttgagacatctgtggcattgtgatgtgacacaaaacttcacattttagagtggccttttattgtccccagcacaaggtgcacctgggtaatgatcatgctgtttgatcagtatcttgatatgccacacttatcaggtggatggattctatgggaggagaaatgctcactaagagggatgtaaacaaatttgtgcacaacatttgagagaattaAGCTCTTTGTGCGTAATGGaagatttctgggatcttttatttcagctcatgaaacatgcgaccaacactttacatgctgcatttatatttttgttcagtgtatgtttgCTTGGGTAGTTCTAATTTCAAATGTTTGATACGTCACATGCTATCTTTGCAAGAAATATCTGTGGCCTCAAATGTAATTGCATTCGTggaattttatattttttgtcaAAGTGATATGACTGCAAGCTACTTGTAGTGACATTTTGCTAAAAGACAGTCTTCTCATAAGATGAGAATTCAAC harbors:
- the LOC110522121 gene encoding gap junction alpha-10 protein-like gives rise to the protein MGDWNLLGSILEEVHIHSTIVGKIWLTILFIFRMLVLGVAAEDVWDDEQSEFVCNTDQPGCKNVCYDDAFPISLIRYWVLQIIFVSSPSLVYMGHALYRLRALEKERHKKKAFLKAELEGAEPVHEDRQRIERELRKLEEQKRVRKAPLRGSLLRTYVFHILTRSVVEVGFIVGQYVLYGVGLDPLYKCERLPCPNSVDCFVSRPTEKNIFMIFMLVIAGVSLFLNLLEIFHLGVKKVKQSLYGNKGTDDESLLVFRSKKNSMVQQVCVLTNSSPQKMMQLTQTAYTMVPNSHVDAIPLYLHSVAPHNDSGGTNDSEQYLRQTELQSLRQLRTVEHHYTLDQRNHSCSSDDSNGPKGSCHPRHGGAQPRPSLMASHMEIPAALWNQLRKQSRVSALQDYSDMSDSPDSGHYPTGRKASFMSRGLSQTNLDSPSDSPNSGSGTDTEAKRIAQGESPPMTPPPASGRRMSMSMILELSSIMKK